GATATAACGTTATCCATAAGTTGTTAGAAAATATTCTACATAAAGAATAAGAAAGTTGATAATGAAGTTGTCAAATAAATGCTTTTGATGAAAATAGATGGCAGTGGTTTCTCTGGTGATTAAATGATATCGTGCAAGAGTAGCTCAAATGGGCAGATTATTTGTGCAAGAGGATGAAAATATTCAATGATTTCAATCCTCTATTTGTGTTTggccccccaaaaaaaaaaactctagatttcctttcttattttaattGTGAAGCTATCCAAATATACCGAATAAAATATTTGTCTCTGTCTTTACTATAGTAGAAACACCGGCAAGAATATAATTTATCTAACAATTGGAGTCCATAGGGTTAATAATTGTCTTAAAATGTGTAATTATCAGAGTAAAGTGCTATAAAAACATCTTGCATTATTTTACTTGGAATATGTGATTATATCCAAAGAATGCTTAAAGATGTTGATAAATTGACTCAACATTTTTTTAAGTGCACCTTAGAAAGAAATGCATTATACGGTAACACATTATCAGACTTATCACTCCTTTTACAGCATTGAAATGTTGCATGTTAATTCAATAAtttggctctgtttggattggtcattttttgaaaaataagtttttcaattaCAATGCTATagtaatacacaaacaaaaacaatctcaaaatacaaaaaaacaacttcaaaacacaaaaaaagcaacctcaaaaatattaaaaacaatttcaaaaacaccaaaaatataaaaaataaccttaaaaaacacaaaaaatactaaaaaataacCTCATCgatagtaaaagtttttcaactacattgctacagtaaaatatttcaaaaacaccccaaaaaacagctaatccaaatgaAAAATGTTTTCAATTAAGGTTATTCTTTAATAAGATGAAGTATTAATAAATAACTCACCAAAAAAGATTCCATATTTTAACatggaattatttattttagtatttaattCAATGGATGGGCAAATGGATTTGATGTGAAAGAgccaattaaaagaaaataaaaagagaaccaaaaaaaaagtttctatTTCCATTATTTTGttccatcaaaaaaaaaatttagttacTAAAGGCGAATTTGCAAAGGAGGAGCGGGTCTCCTCGCCATAGATCCCAAAACCCGCCGAATGCGCGTACTCTTTTCTCCCACTTGACTCGTCCTGGGCTTCGATCTTCCGTACTCTGTCCCCCATTTTATCCATAAATAAACGACACCAATCTTCTTATAATTCTACAACTTCCTAGGATATTTACGGTAATCAAATTATTGTCCTTCGCATTCATTTCCTATATCCTTCActtattttttcatgaaaagcCCCTAGAATTGATTGATATTAGTTGAATGATAGTTGATATTAGTAATTGAAGCCCTATAAGTTATATATAACTTCATCTTTCATCCTTCAAAGTCTAATTAAGTAGCAGCTAAGTCAGTCTTCATGAATCATGATTGATCTTCTGATATTTTTCTAAACCAAATATTTATTAAAAGTTTAATCAGTCAGTGAATGAAACcacaaccaaatgaaatgacAGATATACTAGTTCTTATTTTCAATACAATTAAGAATGTCATTCGATTATATGgtaaaatttttaagaaaatatttaCTTGCTAATTAAGGTGATCCAAGTTCTTCACGTAAAATCACATGAATGAGAAAAGATTTCATGTGTATATACTACATAGAATTACAAATCTCAGATGCAAGCTATGTAAACATAGTATTAAATCAATATAACATTGTAAATAGttgttaattttgtttaaattttaaagaaaaatgataaCTCATGCAAACTTcattatcaaaaattggtattTAGAAAATAGAGTTAAAGAACCTTGAAAAAAGTTATCTCTGGTAAAATCAAATTCAAgtggaattaaaaaaaaacttgccaTACCCACAATATAAGATTCTTATATTTtgcatttaaatttaaaatttttttagtcTTTAGGGACTTCCATTGCAAAATCTCCAAAATAAATGTTCAAAGTTTCAACCGAGCAATTTCCCACACCCTTCCTCCATCCATTCCCCTAAAACTCAATCCCAGCCGTCCATCACAGCCCCCAAACCCTACAACCCCACCTATAAATTGCCCTTTTCAAAATCACGCATAAAAGGAATTCTCTAAAAATCAAACAAAgacatttcctttcctttccttcccTTGCCCAATTTCCTCATTATCATCCTCCTCCTCTACCTCAACTTCTCAATCAGCAATTCATTCTCAAACAAACCGGTGTCGTGTAGGATTTGTGCATGGAAGCCCACAGAACCGGCAGTCAAACGACGACGTTGGCGGCATCCTCCGTGTACGAGAGATGGGAGGAGGTGTACGTTTCCAGCGATAAGGGGAAGAGAGAAGTGCACTATTTTCTGAAAAGAAGGAACGGCGATGGAGGATTAGATCTGGCGGTGGTGGGAAAAGAGAAAACGCTGAGGCATATGTCGTATCATTACGCTTTTAATGATAGAGAACAACGTTTTTTGCTTCCTAAGCTCCGGTCAAGGCGCGAGGTCATTGATTGGTTAAATTCTGTTGTCAATCCAGGTACTTAAGCTTtgggttgttttttttttttgaattggttTGGGATGGGATGTGTGTTACGGTGAATAAAAATTCTCTCTTTACTCTCTTATAGATCTTTGCTTTTTAGGGGAGAAGAGCTAATGAGGATAGTGTTGATATGGGTACTGCAAAGAATTTGAAGGAGAAAAGACATTTTGATATGGTTGAAATTTGGGTTTTCCTTTAGGGGTTTGTTTTTGGTAAAgtggatttttggattttattGAAATTCCGGAGATTGATAAGGAAAAGCGGATTAACAATTCTgttgaaattttggttttttAATTGGGATAAATGGGCGCCCTCACGTGATAATTAGGTAGGTTATCCCATTTCTGATAAATTTTTGGTATTGGGCTGTCAGATATCTAATTTTGCGAAGCTGGATGGTCTGAGCACCATTCAGTTAATTAAAAGAATAGAAGATTGTGTGATTAATAAAGGACATGCGGACCTGGTGGATGGAAGTTTTgctttaaataaaaaaaattcctaAAGAAGTTTAGAATAAATTCTGTAGAATGTTTGGTAGTCTTTGGAGTGTGGATTAATTTTGTAAGCCCAAAAAAAATTGTTGGGAAAATTTTGGTAAGCCTTCAATTAAAGTTTCTGACCAAGAGTGTGATAGGTATTTTCCTTTCATAGCAATGTTTTCTAGAGTTGCTCTGGGCaagagtatatatatattttttgtaatttcTTGCATAGTTTCGATATCTTCGAGTGTATGTCTGTGTGTTTGGGTTTGTTTTGATCTATGTAGATCTgcaatttgttttgtttttaggGAGCTAGTTTTACCCAAATAGCCCTGTTGATAAATCGTTTCCCCACTCTTTTGTGGTAAAATTCTGTCCCTATCGTCTGCTGTGTGGTTTGAAGACTATGGTTACAAAAGCTTTTATTTGGATAGAGGAAAAAATTTACTGGTCTGCAGAATTTTTAAAGTTATTGAGAATTTTGTTAAATGTTCCCTCAAAGTTTTTGTATTTGACGTATGAATGGTGGCAAGTGGCGGCTTCCTTTATGATTTGAAACTGATTTTTATAGCCTGATCAGATGCTGGTCTGcaatttgttgtttttttttgagCTAGTTTTGTGCAAATAGCCCTGTTGATAAATCGTTCCCTCACTCTTTTGCGGTAAAATTCTGTCCCCATTGCCTGCTGTGTGGTTTGAAGACTATGAGTTACAAAAGCTTTTATTTGGATGGTGGAGGAAAAAATTTACTGGTCGGCGGAATTTTTAAATTAATTGAGAATTTTGTTAAATGTTCCCTCAAAATTTTTGTATCTGACATATGAACAGTGGCAAGTGGCGcctttatgatttgaaaatgaaaactGATTTTTATATCCAGATCAGATGTTGGTCTGTTTTTCTTGCATCtttcctttatttcttacaaggaaaagagagttttttttttaatttcatttagtATGAGATTGCGTGTTCATGTCTAAATGTTCTGGGCCAGCAGGTGGTAATGTTGTTCAGTAGTGAGGACTGCATTTACATTACAATGCTTCTCAGAACAATTCCATTATTGTCTTTCTAGTTTTGTGACCTtcagaaaaaattaaaattgttCATGTCTTGTTTTTGCTATATTGTTCAGTGGTAGTTGGCATTTTTAAGTACTAAATGAACCCTTTACTGACTTTTTCCGGACCAGGATgtggtttttctttttaacttttCTGTAAATATCATTGGCGCTTCCAGAGTTGTTTTGAGAATGGCTTGATGGTTGTAGCTGGCATTAGCATCTCTTATGGATTGCAAAACAAGTTCACGTCTTTTAGAGATTTATTTTTGTCCTTGCATTCCTTGCACCGGTCAGGGTCAATTATCTCAATATGGTGCTCATGCTTTGGAGGACTGACCATGATTTGGTCTGCAGGGATGCAAAAGCCATATCTAAGAGCTGCTTGAGCAACTTGTGGCTCCCTTGCCCTTATTCTAGGTTGACTTCTAAATTATTTTCTCATGGCCAATATTACTTCTCCACTGTTAAAATGTGTTCTGTGGTGATTTTGTAATAATTTCTTAGTTGGTGATGATATTTATATGCAGAATCACTTTTAGTAATCTCTCTGTCTTCTGTGCTTAGATTTGATGTCTTGCATATTCAGCTTTTGTTTAATTTTATAGTTGCAAATATCAATATGTGCAACTTCATGTACTGTGTGTGTATGCTCCCCACGGTGATATATTAATTTTATTGCTGGTTGTGACGAGTGATCGTACAATGTTATTTTGCTAAGTTTTCAACTGtcttcattttttatttcagAGTTACAACCACATCAGTCAGTTAAATCTGTTGGCACTTACATGGCAAGCAGAGAAGCCAACAATCAGGATTCACATGTGGTAAAGGTTAGATTCATTTTATTACCTTTTTCTCCCATTCTGGTTTTTATTGTTCTATGGATGCACTGGTAAGATGGATTTTGGTGTATTGAATTCTTTTTGAATAGATCTTGTTTGATGTTTAAGTGCAGAATCTGAAGCAGTGCTCTAAAGAGGTTATGTGGTTAGGTTCACCCTGGACATGCAGGAAAAGGCGGAGACATTACCAGTCATTTTGTCGAAATGGAGTTGAAATTGCAGTAAGTCCTTTTCCAGCATTTTGCTTTATGAGTTGATATTTTGCAACTTTTAGTACACAAATTTGACATCTACATCCAAAAAAAGATGAATTTACATTACGCAAATTTGTCCCTTTGTCCTTCTTTCAGGTTCATGATTTTGTCTATGTCTTGGCTGAAGAAGACGAACGACTTGTTGCTCATTTAGATGATATGTATGAAGATACCAAGGGCAACAAGATGGTTGTGGTACGATGGTTTCACAAAATTGATGAGGTTGGTGTTGTTTTGCCTCAATCCTACCGTGACAGggagattttcttttctctttgtcTTCAAGATCTCAGTATTGAATGCATAGACGGACTGGCAACTGTTCTTAGTCCTCAGCATTATGAACAATTTCTGAATGGGGCAAAACATACTCAGTTGGAGCCATTCGTATGCCACAGGCAGTTTGACAATGATGAAATCAAGGCATTTGACGTAACTCAACTTAAAGGTTACTGGAAACAGGATCTATTGAGATACACTTGTCCTGTTGATGATGGTCTAGAGGTGGAAAGAAATCCTAGTGATGCTGCTGCGAATAGACCCAAGAAGAGGCTCCGATGGTCCGAAGAGTGTGACACGAACTTGCAATCTGCCAGCGAAAAAGTCGACGTTAATGCTACTTTACAAAGTTGCAATGGCAGTCTAACCAGCTCTAAAGTTGTAATGGGGTTGTGCCGTCTGAGAGAATTGTCTGCTGCTTCATTTGGTAACATTAAACTGGAGAAAAAAAATTCGCAGCATCTAAGCATTGGTTCTCAAGTTGAAGTGCTCTCTCAAGATAGTGGTATTAGAGGCTGCTGGTTTAGAGCATTCATTGTGAAGAAGCACAAAGAAAAGGTGAAAGTACGGTATCAGGATATCATGGATGCCACTGATGAAGCCCAAAATCTGGAGGTGAAGACACTGATTTTTCGTCATtttatcttttatatttttcaacTGACTTGGGAAAATGaaagtttcatttacttgtaTGGTTGCCTTAAATAGCAAATGCAGCTTACTGTTCTGTGACTAGAATTAGGCATTTTGTAGTTATACTTCtgataaatatttatacttGTCTTGTAGGAGTGGATTTTGGCGTCCAGGTTGGCTGCACCTGATGAGTTGGGTGTTCGAATCTGTGGGAGGAGTATTGTCAGACCTGTGCCATGGACCAACAAGGGTAAAGTTTCATGGGTATTTAATGTTGGAACCCTCGTTGATGTGTGGCGGCATGATGGGTGGTGGGAAGGCATAGTTGTTAAGAAAGAATCTGAAGATCGTCTACATGTttattttccaggtttgaaaTACTTTTGCTGTTTATATGGATATGCATAGGTGCATGCCATATGTTGCACGCCTATGCTTTTCAGTGTTTGCCTTTATTGTGAATAGACACTGAGCGCTTCTATTTTATATGTATTTTCAGGAGAAAGGCAGGAACTGATCTTTGGTTGTGGTGATTTGAGGCATTCACAGGAATGGTTGGAAGATGGATGGAAGCAGCTAAAGGAAAGGTCAGATCTTGTATCCGTGTTATCTGGACTGGAAATAAAGCAAGATATTGCTAACTGCGGCAATGTTAAACCAGAGAAAGCTGTCTTGTGTTATGATAGAGATCTTGTTGACAATTCTGTGGTGGATATGGGAGACGAGAAGTTGAATGAATTGAAAGTCATGCGAGATCTCTCAAAAGATGATTTGCTCTCACAATTGAGATGGAAATCATCAGGGAGAAGACGACGTAGTAGGAGCCCCGTTCACAAGTTGCAGTTTGGTGTTCATGACAATAATAAGAGAGTTGAGGATTCACATAAGCAAACCTATCGGAAATATTTTGGTCTGCCCTTGAAGGTGGATCCCGACAACTGCAAGTATAGGGGTGATTCTTCTTTTGGTTCTTCAATCGTCTCTCCATTGTCAAACTTGGTTATGACTCGATGACGGTTCTTCTTGGGCTTTCAAGTTCTTACAGGATTGATTGAAGATCTGGACACATTCGTGGAATTGTTTTACATGTATATAGTATCCTGGATTTTGGCTTTTTAGATAAAGGTACCATGACTCAATTTTTTCGTTGATGCGGGAAATGTGTATATGAAGTTGCTGAGGTATCTGACTCAATGAC
This portion of the Coffea eugenioides isolate CCC68of chromosome 11, Ceug_1.0, whole genome shotgun sequence genome encodes:
- the LOC113753249 gene encoding uncharacterized protein LOC113753249 isoform X1; its protein translation is MEAHRTGSQTTTLAASSVYERWEEVYVSSDKGKREVHYFLKRRNGDGGLDLAVVGKEKTLRHMSYHYAFNDREQRFLLPKLRSRREVIDWLNSVVNPELQPHQSVKSVGTYMASREANNQDSHVVKNLKQCSKEVMWLGSPWTCRKRRRHYQSFCRNGVEIAVHDFVYVLAEEDERLVAHLDDMYEDTKGNKMVVVRWFHKIDEVGVVLPQSYRDREIFFSLCLQDLSIECIDGLATVLSPQHYEQFLNGAKHTQLEPFVCHRQFDNDEIKAFDVTQLKGYWKQDLLRYTCPVDDGLEVERNPSDAAANRPKKRLRWSEECDTNLQSASEKVDVNATLQSCNGSLTSSKVVMGLCRLRELSAASFGNIKLEKKNSQHLSIGSQVEVLSQDSGIRGCWFRAFIVKKHKEKVKVRYQDIMDATDEAQNLEEWILASRLAAPDELGVRICGRSIVRPVPWTNKGKVSWVFNVGTLVDVWRHDGWWEGIVVKKESEDRLHVYFPGERQELIFGCGDLRHSQEWLEDGWKQLKERSDLVSVLSGLEIKQDIANCGNVKPEKAVLCYDRDLVDNSVVDMGDEKLNELKVMRDLSKDDLLSQLRWKSSGRRRRSRSPVHKLQFGVHDNNKRVEDSHKQTYRKYFGLPLKVDPDNCKYRGDSSFGSSIVSPLSNLVMTR
- the LOC113753249 gene encoding uncharacterized protein LOC113753249 isoform X2, whose amino-acid sequence is MASREANNQDSHVVKNLKQCSKEVMWLGSPWTCRKRRRHYQSFCRNGVEIAVHDFVYVLAEEDERLVAHLDDMYEDTKGNKMVVVRWFHKIDEVGVVLPQSYRDREIFFSLCLQDLSIECIDGLATVLSPQHYEQFLNGAKHTQLEPFVCHRQFDNDEIKAFDVTQLKGYWKQDLLRYTCPVDDGLEVERNPSDAAANRPKKRLRWSEECDTNLQSASEKVDVNATLQSCNGSLTSSKVVMGLCRLRELSAASFGNIKLEKKNSQHLSIGSQVEVLSQDSGIRGCWFRAFIVKKHKEKVKVRYQDIMDATDEAQNLEEWILASRLAAPDELGVRICGRSIVRPVPWTNKGKVSWVFNVGTLVDVWRHDGWWEGIVVKKESEDRLHVYFPGERQELIFGCGDLRHSQEWLEDGWKQLKERSDLVSVLSGLEIKQDIANCGNVKPEKAVLCYDRDLVDNSVVDMGDEKLNELKVMRDLSKDDLLSQLRWKSSGRRRRSRSPVHKLQFGVHDNNKRVEDSHKQTYRKYFGLPLKVDPDNCKYRGDSSFGSSIVSPLSNLVMTR